One genomic segment of Deinococcus sp. YIM 134068 includes these proteins:
- a CDS encoding MFS transporter, protein MQATAAHTATRHATAVAVAVTAGHFINDAYGAMLTPLTPALQSKYGVSIAAVTLLSSVYSLTSSVLQPLLGIVGERLDRRYAAALGPLMTGLGLTMMGFVPWFGALVLLVAVAGFGSGFFHPAGAAYVALNSPAEKRGLWASLFSAGGTGGMALGPVFAGVGLTHLPWFALIGAVVAAITFAVTPSGRSSGRRVSLAEYARIFRGPLVSLWAMAVLRSLASMGYNAMLPFILLARGFGAREVGITLAVYAVASAVGGIVGGRASDRYGRVPVLRAAILTTIPFFALLILSSPASWWFYPLTFLVGAAVNASVPVGVVAAQEYAPGHVAVASSIMMGFSWGFAGLLIFLVGALADVTSPTTAALVSLTLLLPSAVIAYRLPEPGRVGFE, encoded by the coding sequence ATGCAAGCGACCGCCGCGCACACCGCCACCCGCCACGCCACCGCCGTCGCCGTGGCGGTCACGGCGGGGCACTTCATCAACGACGCCTACGGGGCGATGCTCACGCCGCTGACGCCCGCGCTGCAAAGCAAGTACGGGGTCAGCATCGCCGCCGTCACCCTGCTCTCCAGCGTCTACAGCCTGACGAGCAGCGTCCTGCAACCCCTCCTCGGCATCGTGGGCGAGCGGCTGGACCGCCGCTACGCCGCCGCCCTCGGCCCCCTGATGACCGGACTGGGCCTGACCATGATGGGCTTCGTGCCGTGGTTCGGGGCGCTCGTGCTGCTCGTGGCCGTCGCGGGTTTCGGGAGCGGCTTTTTCCACCCGGCGGGGGCGGCCTACGTCGCGCTGAACAGTCCGGCGGAAAAGCGTGGGCTGTGGGCCAGCTTATTTAGCGCGGGTGGAACGGGCGGCATGGCGCTGGGTCCCGTCTTCGCGGGCGTCGGGCTGACGCATCTGCCGTGGTTCGCCCTGATCGGTGCCGTGGTTGCCGCCATCACCTTCGCCGTCACCCCATCGGGGCGGTCGTCCGGTCGGCGGGTCAGTCTCGCCGAATACGCCCGCATCTTTCGGGGGCCGCTCGTGTCGCTGTGGGCGATGGCCGTGCTGCGGTCGCTCGCCAGCATGGGCTACAACGCCATGCTCCCCTTCATCCTGCTCGCGCGGGGCTTCGGGGCGCGGGAGGTTGGCATCACGCTCGCCGTGTACGCCGTCGCCAGCGCCGTGGGTGGCATCGTCGGCGGGCGGGCGAGCGACCGCTACGGGCGGGTTCCGGTGTTGCGGGCCGCCATCCTGACCACCATCCCGTTCTTCGCGCTGCTAATCCTGTCCAGCCCGGCCTCGTGGTGGTTCTATCCGCTCACGTTCCTCGTCGGGGCCGCCGTCAACGCGAGCGTTCCGGTGGGCGTGGTCGCCGCGCAGGAGTACGCGCCGGGGCATGTGGCCGTGGCGAGCAGCATCATGATGGGGTTCTCGTGGGGCTTCGCGGGTTTGCTGATCTTCCTCGTCGGGGCGCTGGCGGACGTGACGAGTCCGACGACGGCGGCGCTCGTCAGCCTGACGCTGCTGCTTCCCAGTGCGGTGATCGCGTATCGGTTGCCGGAGCCGGGGCGGGTGGGGTTTGAGTGA
- a CDS encoding ABC transporter substrate-binding protein: MKTMLLTGVLLALSGAGAVKVGVLLPLSGAGSVSGQAARNGYLLALDEINKAGGVLGKPLEVEFADDGSSPAKAVPEFVKLVTVDRVDFMAGGVSSATSIAISGPAKQYGTFMAWIGAAAVPVEDAFADHPYFFHYHPWSYYNFEAILGYFKTLKTQKKARNIAIAYEDGPFGSAGINDTVAAFKKAGFNVVMTEKFKTGSGSFGPLISKAKAARPDIFYWVGYDTDALPLATEIKQQNLQVGLVYGTPPSWPVGFEKNNLSDNIAGLSLWLPASPQAESRKFVAAYRKRFGNVTEEYFAPLAYVNLKTLAAAINVAGSTDKEKVAAALAATNTPTPFGPLTFSKSNKTQYQGFKAGNWLHFQFLGEGRVPVFPIKFAQKPMVWSK; the protein is encoded by the coding sequence ATGAAAACAATGCTTCTGACGGGCGTTCTGCTCGCGCTGTCCGGCGCGGGCGCGGTAAAGGTCGGCGTGCTGCTTCCTCTCTCGGGCGCGGGCAGCGTTTCCGGGCAGGCGGCCCGCAACGGCTACCTGCTCGCGCTGGACGAGATCAACAAGGCCGGGGGCGTTCTCGGCAAGCCCCTGGAGGTGGAATTCGCCGACGACGGCTCCTCGCCCGCGAAGGCCGTGCCGGAGTTCGTCAAGCTCGTGACGGTGGACAGGGTGGACTTCATGGCGGGCGGCGTGAGCAGCGCCACCTCCATCGCCATCAGCGGTCCGGCCAAGCAGTACGGCACCTTCATGGCGTGGATCGGCGCGGCGGCGGTGCCCGTGGAGGACGCCTTCGCCGACCACCCGTACTTCTTCCACTACCACCCGTGGTCGTACTACAACTTCGAGGCGATCCTCGGCTACTTCAAGACGCTCAAGACCCAGAAAAAGGCCAGGAACATCGCCATCGCCTACGAGGACGGCCCCTTCGGCAGCGCGGGCATCAATGACACCGTGGCCGCGTTCAAGAAGGCGGGCTTCAACGTCGTGATGACCGAGAAGTTCAAGACGGGCAGCGGCAGCTTCGGCCCCCTGATCAGCAAGGCGAAGGCCGCGCGGCCCGACATCTTCTACTGGGTGGGCTACGACACCGACGCCCTGCCGCTCGCCACCGAGATCAAGCAGCAGAACCTGCAAGTCGGCCTCGTGTATGGCACGCCGCCCTCGTGGCCCGTGGGCTTCGAGAAGAACAACCTGTCGGACAACATCGCGGGCCTGAGCCTGTGGCTGCCCGCCAGCCCGCAGGCCGAGAGCCGCAAGTTCGTCGCCGCCTACCGCAAGCGGTTCGGCAACGTCACCGAGGAATACTTCGCGCCGCTCGCCTACGTGAACCTCAAGACGCTCGCCGCCGCCATTAACGTGGCCGGAAGCACCGACAAGGAGAAGGTGGCCGCCGCCCTCGCCGCGACGAACACGCCCACCCCCTTCGGCCCCCTGACCTTCTCCAAGAGCAACAAGACCCAGTACCAGGGCTTCAAGGCGGGCAACTGGCTGCACTTCCAGTTCCTCGGCGAGGGCCGGGTGCCGGTGTTCCCGATCAAGTTCGCGCAAAAGCCGATGGTGTGGAGCAAGTAA
- a CDS encoding isoprenylcysteine carboxyl methyltransferase family protein, whose product MKARTLAPLLLAFLTVQRLLELRVARANERWARDHGAVEEGREHYPLFFVLHPAWMVSTLLEGRRSAGQVNLPALVLFVLAQPLRYWVIRTLGRYWNTRILIVPGGERVTGGPFRFIRHPNYAVVALELASAPLAVGAWRTALAFTLLNAALLLLIRIPAEERALRAYVKTTNP is encoded by the coding sequence ATGAAGGCCCGCACCCTCGCCCCCCTCCTCCTCGCCTTCCTGACCGTCCAGCGCCTTCTGGAGCTGCGGGTGGCCCGCGCCAACGAACGCTGGGCACGCGACCACGGTGCTGTGGAGGAGGGGCGCGAACACTACCCCCTCTTCTTCGTGCTGCACCCGGCGTGGATGGTGAGCACGCTGCTGGAGGGCCGCCGCTCCGCCGGACAGGTCAACCTCCCCGCCCTCGTCCTGTTCGTGCTCGCGCAACCGCTCCGTTACTGGGTCATCCGCACGCTCGGGCGCTACTGGAACACCCGCATCCTGATCGTGCCCGGCGGGGAACGGGTCACGGGCGGCCCCTTCCGGTTCATCCGTCACCCGAACTACGCGGTCGTCGCGCTGGAACTCGCCTCCGCCCCGCTCGCGGTCGGCGCGTGGCGCACGGCGCTCGCCTTCACGCTGCTCAACGCCGCCCTCCTGCTCCTCATCCGCATCCCCGCCGAGGAACGGGCGCTCCGGGCCTACGTGAAGACCACCAACCCCTGA
- a CDS encoding helix-hairpin-helix domain-containing protein, translating to MADLSRKNFTGVLKTTADLLDLLGQEVFRANAYRGAARSLEALDADAAELVASGFAGVPKVGKSIAAELVTYAETGLFEPLEDAASQVPPGVLGLFRVRGLGPKKIRLLWDAGIDSLETLREAARDGRVAGLKGFGSKSAASILEAVEFALAAQERQHLSTGLDVAQALAARLADLDARVSGDARRGLDTVRAARVTVTGTAEDVTARLAGWVEGLAPVDPKPLLSGRVDGVPVEVAYSPAEVRGALDLMMGGSTEYREALRSEAMSKGFDLSGRGLKRGGQLIPTPTEEDVARELALTLRPPEYREPEHDAIWETLPHPDELVTDADIRGMLHTHSLWSDGAATVREMAEEAVRRGRAFLGTGDHSRAAHYANGLSVERLRAHIREVRELQSAGLPVLAGSEVDILEDGSLDYPDEELANLDYVVASVHSLFTLDAGRQTERLIRAASHPLVTILGHPTGRLLLRRPGYALDLDAVLAACEQHGTVVEINANAYRLDLDWREALRWRDRLTFAINTDAHVPAGLGDTRFGVLIARKAGLTPGRVVNTLGQAEFLEFVQRQRAGRG from the coding sequence ATGGCTGACCTGAGCCGCAAGAACTTCACGGGCGTCCTCAAGACCACCGCCGACCTCCTCGACCTGCTGGGGCAGGAGGTCTTCCGCGCCAATGCCTACCGGGGCGCGGCGCGCAGTCTGGAAGCGCTGGACGCGGACGCCGCCGAACTCGTCGCGTCGGGCTTCGCGGGGGTACCGAAGGTCGGAAAGAGCATCGCCGCCGAACTCGTCACCTACGCCGAGACGGGCCTCTTCGAGCCGCTGGAGGACGCCGCGAGCCAGGTGCCGCCCGGCGTGCTGGGCTTATTTCGGGTGCGCGGGCTGGGGCCGAAGAAAATCCGGCTGCTGTGGGACGCGGGCATCGACTCGCTCGAAACGTTGCGTGAGGCGGCGAGGGACGGGCGGGTGGCAGGTCTCAAGGGCTTCGGGAGCAAGAGCGCGGCGAGCATCCTGGAGGCGGTGGAGTTCGCGCTGGCGGCGCAGGAGCGCCAGCACCTCAGCACCGGGCTGGACGTGGCGCAGGCCCTGGCCGCGCGGCTGGCCGACCTGGACGCCCGCGTATCGGGGGACGCCCGGCGCGGCCTGGACACCGTGCGCGCCGCCCGCGTGACGGTCACGGGCACGGCGGAGGACGTGACGGCCCGCCTCGCCGGGTGGGTGGAGGGGCTGGCCCCCGTGGACCCCAAGCCTCTACTGTCAGGCCGGGTGGACGGCGTGCCCGTGGAAGTCGCCTACAGTCCGGCGGAGGTACGCGGGGCGCTCGACCTGATGATGGGCGGGAGTACCGAGTACCGCGAGGCGTTACGGTCCGAGGCCATGTCAAAGGGCTTCGACCTCAGCGGGCGCGGGTTGAAACGGGGCGGTCAGCTCATCCCCACCCCGACCGAGGAGGACGTGGCCCGCGAACTCGCCCTCACCCTGCGCCCGCCCGAGTACCGCGAGCCGGAACACGACGCGATCTGGGAGACCCTGCCGCATCCCGACGAACTCGTCACCGATGCCGACATCCGGGGAATGCTGCACACCCACTCGCTCTGGTCGGACGGGGCCGCGACCGTGCGCGAGATGGCCGAGGAGGCGGTGCGCCGGGGCCGCGCCTTCCTGGGCACGGGCGACCACTCCCGCGCCGCGCACTACGCGAACGGCCTGAGCGTCGAGCGCCTGCGCGCCCACATCCGCGAGGTCCGCGAGTTGCAATCGGCGGGCCTGCCCGTCCTCGCCGGGTCCGAGGTGGACATCCTGGAGGACGGCTCGCTCGACTACCCGGACGAGGAGTTAGCGAACCTCGATTACGTCGTCGCCAGCGTCCACAGCCTCTTCACCCTCGACGCGGGGCGGCAGACCGAGCGCCTCATCCGCGCCGCCTCCCACCCCCTCGTCACCATCCTGGGCCACCCGACGGGCCGCCTCCTCCTGCGCCGCCCCGGCTACGCGCTGGACCTGGACGCCGTGCTGGCCGCGTGCGAGCAGCATGGAACGGTGGTGGAGATCAACGCCAACGCCTACCGCCTCGACCTCGACTGGCGCGAGGCGTTGCGCTGGCGTGACCGCCTGACCTTCGCCATCAACACCGACGCGCACGTCCCCGCCGGGCTGGGCGACACCCGCTTCGGCGTCCTCATCGCGCGCAAGGCGGGCCTGACGCCGGGCCGCGTGGTGAACACGCTGGGACAGGCGGAATTTCTGGAGTTCGTGCAGAGGCAGCGGGCGGGGCGGGGGTAG